cccaggtttagcAGTCGGCCGCAGCTCCGCGCCCCATACACCGCTCGACAACGGAGCTGCCTTTAATAACACCAGCACGGTACACACTAGAACACACGCCACTATtcaaccacattcaaacactttcAGTAATGGTgcaatgaacacaacatgaacacaagagTCACCAACACACCCCCACATCGATAAACCCCAACCCATGAACCCTGATTAGTTTACCAACCACTAATGACCCAGGAGGGCCCCGAAACGGTCCCACCCCTAGAACAGGAGAACCCCCAGAATCCTTAGCGAAGGCCCTCGTCTGCCAGACCCCAGAGTCAGCAGGAGCCCTGGGGGTGTGGTCGGGGACCACCTCCTTCAGGGCCCCCACCGGGATCCGTCGTAGGGGGCCGTGACGAGGAGGGGTGGCGCACCCCGTCCCCCCgcagccctcccccagccccagctgccCACACTATGGCGGTTGGTGTTTAGTCCCGTTAACACGGCAACAGTTTGACGTTATCCCGGGTAAATTGTAAGGCAAGATGTCAGCCTAGGGCTAGTCATGGACCTACAGAGTGGCGGagccacgccccttccggtagagcccatgggacctatgagatcgaagaatatgaatgggtttcaatggagagaaagtcattattttctggtcccagtcttcatATGCCCCGggttacacatatgttgtttgtggatttaaatgatgatttttcatgcaaagaaaactaaacattttcgtgaagaagtttgataatggggaggataaaagcatccaaaGAGGTGAACACCATTATAAGtttgggcatgtggagagtttcagttttGGCGATGGAGAGATTggcggtcttgtccacgccagttgcagggagcgtgacggcacatacgagacatgtagtctaTCTCATTGTGTTTTACAGCCTTTAATTGAACAATCGCAaaataatagagagagagagagactatgtgtgtgtgcgtatctgtgtgcCGGGgcagcacacacattcacacaccgaggCCCCGCGGCCGTTTTttgttttctacaaccgacacagagaggctgaggaccccacCCTCCATAgccccacccccgggaggaggtcctcctgggtgaaggaggaccagaaggtgtggaggtgtgtcagtgtgtctgaggaccctcctccacctggggacactctgtagaaggacagagagccagcaggccggtccagatacactcctactctggtggagccagcggggcggagagggaggtctgtctctgtaccgttgtaccaggcagagtaacgaccatcagaacaataaagactccaggacttgttgttccatccaagcctgctgtcaccaCCCCATCCtttccttgtgattcctctgtatgtcactcctatctcaaccactccttcccactctacctcccagtaacagcggccagtcagagcctctctacccaacacctggtactgggagtcaaatctgtctgggtgatccggatacgactggtcctctccaacccacgtcaccttcctgttgtcctcagacagagagagtcgtctgtgggccgtgttggggtccagtgtgaggtcacaggcatctgagggagaaccagacatgatgagctgctgaaccgctcttcatcctcatcatcatcatcatcactagtactgtgggttgttccacaaagccggttttatcacataaccgggtaagttaacccagggtttgctgtaaccccaggttttccgttccaaaaggatcacggtatgttagttgctatagcaacatatgctctgaatcaaacctggtcggaccaggttttgcgcaggttaagtttgaaacataaccaggttttgggtatttcaaccggcgttcaccgcagatttcatgtgttcacaatggcatgcccttttgatgagagaactgctgatatcagagcgcaaattatacgtgcaatccaccgggagcgattgataagaccacggctcgacatcttggcatattggatgactttttgctggagtggagagatatagattctcgcgcaaatctttaatatatttaaatagccttacatagccaacagtaccaatcgaggacctggcctcagttcactccagactatttgcgtagccctccgtttttttcaaatggtagttttatctaggctataatgctggagatgctgagcacatcacagtcgtttcagatgacccatccaagatttgtatcggcctcctatcatacaaagagcaatattgtctgagtactatgccgagaggcatttacaacataaagtataaaatagtcctaacggacttgcatccactggagaatgttcgatcgtagccggcggcttcattacaagcactgatccatcttgatctgtgaagttgatgaattgtcacttttaggttttctacccagttaccaaaaaaagaaacatttggaatagtatgcgctgtggcaagcacacggtttgcatgtgttacttcgaaggcaaaaaaaatctaaaatacaagaaaacacaaaaacctacattcaaccagtgtggggtatggcccatgactctctgaggtggtaggtacctccaggtaggcctaccccctccatgccagggcgccctgaatttatgtttattaacagctcctccaccggggtcaagacaatttgagggccagatccagtctgccgactgtcggccttttcacgattggcttaaaaaaatggcttatttaaatttatacctggtgggaaaagcttaccagtttgtatgttttttatacgtcatttttatacttgatcctctgaccgcttggaagcaatcggagtacatattgttttagaagaaaggggttatgtggtaggatctttaagaatgcttaactgggatatttatatattcatggctcaaatattaaggatcatgcttttgacgtgtaactaacgcatttacgcggtcagcgatccgctgccaggctttggttctccgggttccagaggttttagcgttcccttttcttgtgataatgtccttctcctcgtcatagctctcaaggagaacctggagttccatttcattgaaataagcggcccgtttcgccatatcgatcagggtttccatgatccatacatcacgtctttttaagtttggcgtggacgcgcacaaccctgtgttaaccaaccccgagttgattgaactaatgcataaccgctgctgtggaaccgaaaactctgggttggtcggcacagggtcaatcaacctagagttcagcgttaactcagtgtttgttaaacctccgttcgtggaacacccctctgttctcctgcgctctgtgtacatatacatagatatgaacacatacatacatatacatatgtacacatacatagatacacacacctcaacaataacgttatgaacacatcaacaacaatattatgaaaacatcaacaacaatattatgaaaacatcaacaacaaacatctctccttggatccaggctgctcttcttctttttattctttctttttgtgatcgctctctcttcttcttcagccccctccccatcagcccccccctccccatcagtcccccccccccccctcctcagccccctccccatcagccccctccccctcaccaacccccctcatccccctccctctcatccccccctcagccccgtcacccccccttccccttccactCACTGCCCGGTcacaaccctccccctcctccctcagcctcttcacccccctccccctccccatccccctcacccccccctcagcccggtcaccccccctccccctcacccctagtcctccccctcagccccgtcagcccccctccccctccccctcaccccaagTCCTCACCcgcagccccccctcagccggtcccccccccccctcagccggtccccccccctcctcctcacccctagtcctccccctcagccccgtcagcccccctccccctccccctcaccccaagtcctcaccctcagccccccctcagccggtccccccccccccctcagccggtccccccccctcctcctcacccctagtcctccccctcagccccgtcacctccctccccctccccctcccccccccctcagcccggtcacccccctccccctcagccccccctcagcccggtcatcccccctcccccctcccccctagtcctcccctcagccccctccccctcagccccctctctctcaccccttcacctccccctcaccggcccctaacccggtcaccccccctccccctcaggactttccatctcaatagtgtgtgtgtgatgtgctgaatcaaacagacacttacacttctttagagctggtttcagcctccacactccaccgtgctccacactgggggggaaacaaagtgagagcagcaggttgaaacattcaccttcatcatctgccgtctcatcacgttctacacaacatgagggacagctgccttttcaaaccacttcatctagcagcggcttgaatccttgtaggagactttgtccctgagtggtgagctgtcctctccatacctgagagtgtccagtctccagcgtggatcctccagtccagcagagagcagcgcagctccagagtctcctgggtgattgtagctcagttccagctctctcagatgggaggggttggagctcagagctgaggccagagaagcacagccttcctgtgtgaccaggcagccagacaagctacacacacacacacacacacacacacacacacacacacacacacacacacacacacacacacacacacagtgagaattATTACTTTTCTGGAGATAAACCTGTTCTGATTTGGAACTTGTGgcgtaactgtttgaccattgagtaaaactgacctgagagtttccagtgtacagtgtggactccccagtccagcagagagcagcttcactcctgaatcctgcagatcattggtactcagttCCAGCTTTTTCAGACCAGAGgacttggagctgagaactgaggccagagcttcacagcacctctctgacagatgacagccattgaggCTGGACACACAATCAATATAAtacgttaggaactgtgattcattttgcatttgaaatttgtcactagaaatgttttattagtttacctaaaatgtcaatacagtagatctttAAAATATGACTAATTAAGAATTCAGACAACTAAAGATTCACTAAACTCCAGAAAATGTCCATAAAAATACTCAGTTCTAAGAAGAAAAAATTATTTAACTTTACTCTAAAGTCCACcttactgtctgactacatgattatgaatagaattggaatataataaaacaaacaccttataccatcattaacaaactgaatcCAAGATACAActtttactgtcatggcaacacaaatagagtgagattgaggtcttgtgtttgataagatgagtggtaatggcgctgcgatgcacgcaAACTGCCAAGGTTTACTTCAGTGCTGGGTTAAATAGCGGCTGTATTGCAGCAACAGCTTGATCGCACTATTTGGAAACACGACCAACTTAAATTCCCatgaagacactctgctttaatcagaaaacttaaaacactggtttgtactttgtgcaaagtttcatttaaatgtcactgcagcactattcaagagcatgtaaagaaatgcactattcagtatgacccagagaagaagaatAATCCTAATTGGGGTATATTATCCAATCTGCAGCCGGTTATTATAagtaggtatttgattgaggagccggaggaggaggacgaggatgaaGGGTTGGTtagtgaggaaagagatgtcacGGCGCTGGTGGTAAAAAGAGAAACAGACCCCCCCATCAGTATTTacgttaatttgtaaagtgggaggtcccggagcgcagagggggggtggatccagTGACTCAAAACGGGGGTTGGTAACGGTATACACTGCCTACGTAGCTTCTCTGACTAAAAAACctaaacaacgctgtgtgtacatcaggGAAATGTTaattttaattacagaacatccATGGGTGGGAAAtgtcaaataaaagaatacatggCAACAATCGTTTTCACAAGCAGCAATTATCTATGAGACTATTAAATTACCCAGGATCAACGGATTGCTGCGTGCGCGCCGCGGTGCACCGGCTTAGACATGCACACTGCCGTGCACCGACAGTAATGTGCAGTTCTAAGAAGAAAAAATTATTTAACTTTACTCTAAAGTCCACcttactgtctgactacatgattatgaatagaataggaatataacaaaataaacaccttataccatcattaacaaactgaatctaaggtacaccttttactgtcatggcaacacaaatagagtgagatggaggtcttgtgtttgataagatgagtggtaatggcactgtgatgcacgcagactgccaaggtttacttcagtgctgggttaaatagcggctgtattgcagcaccagcttgatcgctctattgggaaacacgacccacttaagttcccctgaagacactctgctttAATCAGAAAACTAGAAAAACACGTTTGAACTTTGTGCAAAGTTACGTTGAAATTTCACCGCAGCACTAGTGtattcaagagcatgtaaagaaatgcactattcatGATGACCCagggaagaaaataaatcctAATTGGaggcgtgtgtgcacgtgcgtgtgtgttcttacctgtgcgtgtgtcaatggcggagccgttatgtgtAAGGGCAAGTGTCGCTgtggtgtgggcgtgtgtgtgcttctgtgtatttgtcgctgcctttgtcttgacatggggtgtgtgcgcatgtgtgtgtgtctgtgtgcatgtgtgtgtgtttgtgtctgtgcgtttccgtgtatggtcgtgcgcatgtgcgtgtgtgtatgtgcgtgttagcagtatatgtatatgtttgcgcgtgctgtatgtgtgtgcgtgtgcgtgcgtgcgtgcgtgagtgcgtgtgtgctgcaggcttcttggcacatgcgcacatgagtaacttcgagtaactggtgcgactgGCCttctattatagtagtaagatagtAGCCAGTAGAAAATGTGTCTTGATTACCGAGACGACataatttacatatttatttagaCTTGTTAACATTCTGGAGGCAAATCTGTTCGATGTCCTCTGATGTGGTACTTGTGGTGTAaatgtttgaccattgagtgaaactgacctgagagtttccagtgtacagtgtggactcctcagtccagcagagagcagcttcactcctgaatcctccagatcattggtactcaggtccagctctctcagactagaggaggtggagctgagaactgaggccagagcttcacagcatctctctgacaaaCTGCAGCCATTCAGCCTTAACACACAATAGACAAAACACATAAagaactgtgattaagggcgcacccacactaggccatctgtaccgtgctcaagtctagattgtttggctagtgtgagcacgccAACCGTACTCAAGTCCACTTCAATTCTGTGGCAtgagcacacttgggagaggtgtgctcaggAGTTGTTTAAACTAGAATTTTCCATTCACGGGGCCGAGCAGCGTCTTCTCGTCTGCCTCCACCGGGTCTAAGGGCACTATAGAAGCGCGATAAATCTGCGTTAATTTTTTAATGCGTTATTTTTTCTGTGATTATTTAATCAAAATGAATGCGTTAATTTGACATCCCTAGTTTAAATATCACTTAGCTGGGCGATCTCTAGAGAGAATAAAGTactgtctcttccctctctctcctttttcccgcTCACTCGTGAACTCTCACCCTTCCCCCAGAAGACCCTGAAGTCTATTTCTCAACGCATCCTGTTGGTTAAACCCAGTGGGCCAATTGCTCTGTCAGTTAGCATTGCTGCGCTTTAAAACCGTACTCCTTAAAACAGAGGCTTTGGAGTTTAACACGCAGCAGCGCACGAGGTTGAACGTGATTGATTCGTACAGGATCAGCAGATTCCTAGTTGACTCGGTTTAAACTGCTTGGAAACCGGAAGTACTCTGATTTCTAGTATACTTAATGGTGGATTCATTTTGTGCTATaattaccaacaaaaactgaattGGAATTTAAAGtgaactttaatataataaaactataataaataaaaacgctaataatgttgacatatattatgaaatagtctaggctactttttgtggaaatctgagtctggaatctgccctcacctacgtcaatcaattatttgtcattgttttctcttggtgtgtgtatgcaaacgtGATTACAAAAATTATATTTGCTGCACTGCATTCGAGGTGTTGTGGACACGGTGGAAAATCCAAGGaaagacaccaccaccacactctgaAGAAAGGCTGTTTGGGATAATCTGTCAAACACATTGAACTGTAAATTTCCAAGCAGAAGACCGAGCAGCCcggcacatttaaaaaatcgATGGAAGCGCTTGAAAGTAGAAGCGCGTAAAGCTCTTGCTGAGCAGCGCGATCAAGACCCCGTATTGTACTGAAGGCCTATCTGGTGTAATAAGTGGTATGTATCatacctattaataataattcataaaactaattctgtgtgtgtgtcggttatgATGGAGCCTTGTTTCATCCTGCAAACTGGTTTAGTCTCCTCTAAAACCACGTCAGTTTCGAGATTAGACTAACACCCACAAAATACGCCCTCTAGTGTCTGATGTGAATTTCTCTGAAGACACAGCAATGGAGATCAAGGTAAAACACAGCGGCAGGTTAAACCACAAGTACATGTTACACAGCAATGGAGTTTAAGACGTCACGTGACTTCTTGAGTTTAAAACTGTGTTAATCTGCTAGCGACGGAGCAATTGCTCCAACGCGTCTATGTAAGCAAACGTACTGAACAAGGTCCAAATGTGTTatctttaaaggttgggtatgggatttgcgaaacgccatcagaatttgaaaatacacaactcaaatggtcctaccccctctccttcaacgctgactctgactccacccattccaagtacctggggcggggcgcgggggagggggagtgcagtacgaccgtttgattgacgtacttactgtccaatgcaactcgatggctctggaaatcattggctggagtttttcgagccctgcccgttccacagatgatgacttgtttaattttcatgtcagtacttctaactcagtggctgtaagtgggttatgataaggatttcaagtaattttgcaaaaatggccaaaaaagcgaattccatacccaacctttaattaataatgaatgtatatatatttaatttatcctTATCAATAAAAACGTATTTATACTCATAGCTAGATATTTGAATAAAGCtgtatttaacaaaaaaaattttttttgttaattcttggctttccataattattatttcaaaataaatagaGCTTTTGAATTAGACTTTTCACCCTGGTTACAAAGAAATGTGTGTATtgcgatacaaaaaaaagcatgttaTTATAATTTGAATATTCTACTATGAGGTATATTGGgttgtttgtattataataaattatataaGCGAACCTACAGAGacgttttatatattattataaagtttatattgtagcattatgtatattgtgctgtgtgtattgtaatacatgttattagtgaacctacagagatgtttttgAGGCTTtcaccactggcagcagcctcagaagaccctcctctgaagcagagtatttattcaggtcaaacacgtccagctcctcttctgatgacaataagatgaagaccagagctgaccactgagcaggagagagatatTCTTTGGAGAGTCTTCCTGATTTgaggtactgttggatctcctccactagagaacggtcgtttagctcattcagacagtggaataGATTGATTTTTTTCTCTGTAGAGAGATCTCCACCTATCTTCTTCTTAATGTAAGAGCCCATTTTCTTACTGGTCTCTGAGCTACTTACTGTCTTTCCCAGCAGACATTTTAGGAcgttctgattggtctccagagagaggcccaggaggaagcggaggaacaagtccaggcgTCCGTCCTCACTTTTTAAGGCCTTGttcacagcactctggtagagttTGACATTTCCTTTGTTTCTAGAAAAAATAGACCAGTGGAATTGTGGTTgtcctgagagcagattgatcCCAGTGTCGATGAATGAcataaagacataaagggcagccagaaactcctggatgctcaggtggacaaagcagaacacattatcctggtacagcccacactcctctttaaagatctgggtgaacactcctgagtactcTGAGGCTTCTTTGATTTTGATGTCACACTTTGCAAGGTCttcctcgtagaagatcaggttgccgtTCTCAAGTTgcttaaaagccagttttcccagagaaacaataatCTTCCTGCTCTCTGGACTCCAGTGTTgatctgtttcagctctcccatgatACTTCCTGCCCCCCTGCATGGACTGAaacctcaggaagtggctgtacatctgagtcatggtcttgggcatctcttctccTAGCTGGGATGATTTGAAGAAGTCGTTCAGAACGTtaacagtgatccaacagaaga
The Gadus morhua chromosome 7, gadMor3.0, whole genome shotgun sequence DNA segment above includes these coding regions:
- the LOC115546579 gene encoding NLR family CARD domain-containing protein 3-like, whose amino-acid sequence is MKSDRSMGELRGIRSEFVKGVSDPVIKGLLDDLYHHEVFSSEEKDSVMEEQRSRADQARCLIDMVIGKGERASQMMIDGIKERDKHLCINLGLISSLAGVGSAAEECRRKIKSHLKDKLWCVFEGIAKAGHSTPLNEIYTELYITERGSGEVHKEHEVRLIETASRKPVKEETSIKCGDIFKPLPEKCKPIRKIMTTGVAGIGKTILTHKFTLDWAEGKTNQDIHFTFLFTFRELNLLKGTEFSLVELLHHFFIQTKEAGIYRYEPFQVVFILDGLDECRLPLNFQNNQIWTDVTKSTSVDVLLTNLIRGNLLPSARIWITTRPAAANRIPAECVDRVTEVRGFTDSQKEEYFRKRFREETLANTIIAHIKKSRSLHIMCHIPVFCWITVNVLNDFFKSSQLGEEMPKTMTQMYSHFLRFQSMQGGRKYHGRAETDQHWSPESRKIIVSLGKLAFKQLENGNLIFYEEDLAKCDIKIKEASEYSGVFTQIFKEECGLYQDNVFCFVHLSIQEFLAALYVFMSFIDTGINLLSGQPQFHWSIFSRNKGNVKLYQSAVNKALKSEDGRLDLFLRFLLGLSLETNQNVLKCLLGKTVSSSETSKKMGSYIKKKIGGDLSTEKKINLFHCLNELNDRSLVEEIQQYLKSGRLSKEYLSPAQWSALVFILLSSEEELDVFDLNKYSASEEGLLRLLPVVKASKTSLLNGCSLSERCCEALASVLSSTSSSLRELDLSTNDLEDSGVKLLSAGLRSPHCTLETLSLNGCHLSERCCEALASVLSSKSSGLKKLELSTNDLQDSGVKLLSAGLGSPHCTLETLSLSGCLVTQEGCASLASALSSNPSHLRELELSYNHPGDSGAALCGQLGLGEGCGGTGCATPPRHGPLRRIPVGALKEVVPDHTPRAPADSGVWQTRAFAKDSGGSPVLGGTPQEESQDPPAPPAASQCGPHSLMFKGGP